In Pan paniscus chromosome 15, NHGRI_mPanPan1-v2.0_pri, whole genome shotgun sequence, the sequence ctggtctccaactcctggattcaagctgtcctcctaccttggcctaccaaagtgctgggattacaggcgtgagccactgcacccagccaagtgtattatatttttaagcaCTGGGATACTCCAGCGTGACATTAGCAAACTGTATAGTTATTAAAAGAATGAAGTAGAGAGCATATATTCAGGGCATTTTGAATCTATGCTCCAGAGAAAaagtaaattatgaaaaaaattaggctgggcacagtggctcatgcttataattccagcactttaggaggccaaggcaggtggattgtttgagcccagaagtttgagaccagcctaggcaacatggcaaaacccatctctacaaaaaatacaaaaattagccaggagtggtagcatgcacctgtggtcctagctactccagaggctaaggtgggaggatcgcttgagtctgggaggttgaggctgcagtgagtcatgatcgcaccactgcactccagcctgggtgagacagagcgagactctgtctcccaaataaataaataaataaataaataaataatgaggtAGATTTCGAGATGCTGACATGAAAAGATTTCCAAACTATTActagaaaatgcaaaaatcaccttTTACCTGAATCCCAAACACAAGGCAGTTTGTTCATGTCAAGTGAATACAGGTATATAGTTAGGGTGTGGGGAGAATAAccatattaacatattttaaattaatttataaaagcaGTTCATTGTTGccccaaataaaaatgttttcctctgtAGTTTTATATAAGCAAATTTTGTAATTACAAAATAAACACAGCTCATTATTTGGTCCAAATAGGTggaaaatatcagaaagaaaCAAGTTTCAAGTTATCTTATATTGGGAACatatattcagggcaacttgaataTGTGTTTCCCAGGTTGCAGTCCTCTAttttggcccaaataaactctccacacacacacacacacacacacacacacacacacacacacacacacacaaataaactctctctccacacacacacacactcttcttttttttttttttttttgagaaagagtctcactctgtcaccaggctggagtacaactgcgtgatctcagctcactgcaacctccacctcccgggttcaagcaattctcctgcctcagcctcccaagtagctgggactgcaggcgcgcaccaccacgcccagctaatttttgtatttttagtagagacagggtttcaccttgttggccaggatggtctcaatctcctgacctcgtgatctgcctgcctcagtctcccaaagttccggggctacaggtgtgagccaccatgcctggctacgtATTTTTCTTCCATTAAACAGTATTTAAAATCGTGAAAACCTACCAAACAAAAGTGAACCTTGGGAAtagaaaaattttacatttagagTAATTGGCTTTGCTATTATTTGAAGATCCAGAATAACACAGTGTTACAGAAACATCCCCATCGAAAGCATTTCTAAGGTTCATGCCTCTGGGAAAAGACATCATCTTTGACTCCTTGCAAATAATacaccaaatattttaatttttagttatcCGAAGGAATATATAGTGGAAATGGTTATGATTAAAATACAGAAGAtttgcagccgggcgcggtggctcatgcctgtaatcccagcactttgggaggccaaggcgggtggatcacgagatcaggagatcaagaccatcctggctaacacggtgaaaccccatctctattaaaaatacaaaaaattagcctggcgtggtggcaggtgcctgtaggcccagctactcgggaggctgaggcaggagaatggcgtgaacccaggaggtggagcttgcagtgagtgagccgccccactgcactccagtctgggcgacggtgcaagactccatctcaaaaaacaaccagAAGATTTGCATAAACTTGCCTTCTCAGTCTAATGACTGATGAAATGACTAATGAACTGAAAAAGTTACTGACCTCAGAGGCTCTGAAGATTTAGGAAAATTGTCAGTGAACACTGAAAACTTCAATAcatatatttagtatttatttgtaAAGTTCTGACCTTGAAAGCCACATAACAGTCTCTTTATGATTATTTTCATGTAATGCATATAATATTATCATTATATATGTTCCACTACTcatgatttttttccaaaaatttaaCACTGAGAGCCTGGTCCAGTACAAAGTAAAGCAAAAGAGTTACATGCTGTTGTTCCATCAGCCTTAGAAAAATGTGATGATTAGTGAAGTAATTACAAATCTATTTCAGGCTTCAAAGATATAAAATACAGTTGCCCTAATCCCATTTTCGTcgtttattttctaaaatgttagcATACTTGAAAATCggattaaaatgtattattgaatattttcttaattgcTTGTCTACAAAGTTTTCTTCCCACATTGTgggttattttcatatttactaaAACAGTTACAGGAAAACAACTGCCCTTTCCTAAATGTCCCACTTCTGATGACAAAAACGGATACtcagtttcatattttatattctaaCAAACTACCTTAGCTagcccagctatttattttacCACTTTTGGAAGGTTTCCAATTAGCCATTTCTCATAGAGATACCCAACTCAAAAATTACACATGTAACTTCCTAGCAAATTTCTAGAAAAACGAGggaaaagtaaaattttctcGTAAGTTAAAGCCCAAAGTCtaatacttaatttttcttttttttttttgatacagagtttcgctcttgttacccaggctggagtgcagtagcatgatatcggctcactgcaacctccacctcctgcgttcaagtgattctcctgcctcagcctcccaagtagctgggattacgggtgcccgccaccacgcccagctaatttttgtatttttaatagtgacggggtttcgccatgttggtcaggctggtctcaaagtcctgacctcagatgatccacccgccttggccccccaaagtgctgggattacaagcgtgagccaccgcacccacccaactaatacttaattttaaatatataatccgTGCAGCTAGTGTTGTTTCTCAACACTCAACTCTTGTTTATGTtaaaagagctaaaaaaaaattacatgtaacATTAACAAAAACCACCAATTGTCCATTTATGAGTTTAAACAGTCTTCAGAACttcaaattttaagttttttgtttgtttgtttgtttttgagacggagtctccctctgtcgcccaggctagagtgcagtggcgcgatcttggctcactgcaagcttcgcctcccgggttcaagcgattctcctgcctcagcctcccgagcagctaggactacaggcgcccgctaccatgcccggctaatttttgtatttttagtagagacgggatttcaccgtattggccaggctggtctagaactcctgacctcgtgatccgcccgcctcggcctcccaaaatgctgggattacaggcgtgagccaccgcgcccggccggtaaTAGCAAATTTTTAAAGTGAGATAGGATATTTCAAATATGAGGACTCTGGAAAGAACTGTTACCTCCAAAGAATCGTTGTTTACACCATAATACCACTCTCTCCAATGTCCATGGCTCTCTGGAGATTTTGCCAGTTCTATCACTGCATTGTTTGAAGAAATGCTAATCACAGGTTCTGTGGTACTCAATTTATTCTCTGGAGCAAATTGCAAAAAGAAGGAATAAACTAAGTCTTGTGCGGAGAAGCGTAATTTGTACCAGAGGGGATTCAAATCTCCTTGAAGACTTTGCGGCTGGATCCGAGGCACCTGAATGAGCAGAGTCAAGGTTTCTTTGTCCTGATTACACAGTAACGGAGGACACAAAGGCTCCCCGCTCTTGGTCCCGGGACCACACATGGCGCAGGCTGAGCGCTCGCCGCCCGTGCCCTCCGACTCCTCGCGCgtttccacactgctatctccGCGCGCACTCTCTCTTCCCGCAGAAGAACCCCACGCCAGGCTCCGGGAGGACAAACAAGGGGAGCCTCCGCCACCAGGTGAGTTTTCTCCTCCAGGAGATGGCTCCTCCACGCTGCCCGGCGGTGACCCCGCGTGCCTGCTCAAGTCCTGCTCCCCCGGCTTGGGGACACGCTCCTCTCCAGCTGCGGCCGGCGGAGGCGCCACCTCCGGGTCGCCCAGGGTGGTGACCCCGGAGCCCGCAGCCCCAGCCACGCAGGTATCGTGGCCTCCGTCCTCGGCGCGACTCCCCGCGGGTCCCGCCTCCCCCTCGCGAGCGGAAGCGCAGGCCTGGCCGTCAGTTCCGGACCGGTCCGCGGACTCTTCCGGCGCGGCGGCGGCGACGGTGACAGCGGGCTCCCGGCGCGCGGCCGGCAGCACCACTGGCAGCGTAACCACCAGCTGCCGCCGGGCCTTGTTGAATTGTGCCTTGCCGCGGCCATCGTCCACTGGGTACGGGAGCGAGAGCCGCAGCCGATAGTCAGGTTTCCTCGAGTCGAGGCACAGCAGCTTTCTCGTGACCTCCAGCGCCGCCTGCTCGGCCGAGCGCAACAGCGGCAGTTCGATGGTGATCACCAGCTCATGGGGCACGGGGCTCGGGGCTGAGTCCCTGGAGCAGCGGTAATCCTGGAGGTCCACGTGGTGGCGCTGCACCACGCTGTAGCGAGGCTCGGTGGGGGCGGGCTGCAAGGCCGCTTCCGGAGGGGAGGGCGGCCGGGGCCCGGGGGCTGCCGGGTACTGGTAAGGGTAGGGGAAGTCCGGGAGAGGACCCTTCGGCTCCCCGTCAGGCCTTGCGGGGATGACCCCGGGCAGGGGCGTGCGCAGCACCGCAGCCTCTGGGGTCCCCTTATACTTGGCCTTCAGGGTCTTGGCATTCCTGCGGTCCAGCTTCACGCCGAACTGCTTCTCGACGGCCTCCAGGGCCGTAGCGTCCAGCATCTGGCGGAAGCCCTCGTGCCGCCGGGCCAGCGCAAGCGCGTCTGGATGGAAGACCACGTCGTAGACCATGTAGCGGCTGCTGCTGCGCCCCGCGTACTCGCGGCCGGGCGCCAGGCTGTAGGGCAGGGACCAGTGGCTGCCAGGAGCTGCGCCCCGGTCGCCACCGGAGCCGGGTCGGCTGCTGGGCGCGCCCACCAACGCGTTGCTGCAGACGTTCACAAAGCAGCGCCGCGCCCCGTCCAGGCTGGTGCGCAGCACATGGCCGGGCTCCGGGTGCACGAACCGCACTTCCACCCCGCGCTCACGCTCTAGCGCGGTGATCTCCGCCTCGTAGCGCCGCCGGTTCTCCGGGTCGGTGAGCTCCTCGGCGTACTGGGAGAACATTCGCCGGAACTCCGGGTCCTGGAAGGCGGAGGTGAGCCGCTGAACCTCCTCTCCGCTCAGGTCCAAGTCCTCCAGCGACGAGGAGGCCGCCGCTTTGGCCATACTGTCCTATGGCTCCTCGCCCTCGGGCCAAAGGGGATCAGTCTGACACTGGGTTGGGGGATCCGCCTCAGAGTCTCTGGGCAGCGGACAGTGACGCGGTGGAGGTCGGTAACGGCTGGAAAATTGAGCCTTGAGCAGCGCGTGCTTGTTGTCATAGTTACACCACTAACATTCGGGAGGAGGGGTAGAGATCATGGtggaataggccgggcgcggtggctcaggcctgtaatcccagcactttgggaagcctaggcgggcggatcacgaggtcaggagatcgagaccatcctggctaacacggtgaaaccccgtctctactaaaaatacaaaaaattagccgggcatggtggcgggtgcctgtagtcccagctactcggaaggctgaggcagtagaatggcgtgaaacccaggaggcagagctcttgcagtgagccaagatcgcgccactgcactccggcctgggcgacagagcaagtctctcaAGGAAATCATGGTGGAATAGTGGAAATGCCAGAAATAGCCCTCTTAGATTCCTCAAACCAACCCACCACcgtactttgttttgttttgttttgtttttctttttttgagacagagtctcgctctgtcacccaggctggagtgcagtggcgcagtttcagctcactgcaagctccgcctcccaggttcacgccactctcctgcctcagcctcccgagcagctgggactacaggcgcctgccaccacgcccagctaatgttttgtatttttactagagacagggtttcaccgtgttagccaggatggtctcgatctcctgacctcgtgatccgcccgccttggcctcccaaagtgctgggattacaggcgtgagccaccatgcccggctactttctCTGTTATATAGATTCCTATGCCATGGTGTAGTTACTTCTGCAGAATAACTATTGTAACTGTCATAATTTCCAGCATTATGTACATTATCTCATTCATTGTTCACACCACTTGAAGATAAAAACCTCATCCCCATTCCACAAACAAGAAGATGGGACCTGAGAAGTTGaaccaaggtcacagagccagtGTATTCAACAGGCGAATCCAAACCTGTTTATCTGCCTTTTTTCACTTTGCTAAACCAACATTTCAATCTTTTTCGTTGTTATTGaaatagtctcactctgtctcccaggctggcatgcagtggtgggatctcggctcactgcaaccgtagcctcccgggttcaagcaattctcctgtctcagcctcccaagtagctgagattacaggcgcctgccaccacgcccggctaatttttgtatttttagtagagatggggtttcaccatgttggccaggctggtcttgaactcctgacctcaggtgatctgccctcctcgacctctcaaaatgctgggattacaggcgtgagctacggcGCCCGGCCAACATTTCAATCTCAGTGTTCCTCCTTTGCATTTTCTGGCGATTCCACTATCATATTTACCCAGTTAAAACTCATTTGGGGCAAGACATATGGGCAGGCTATTCATAAACAATTACCAGTGGCCCGTGAACATATAAAACTAActtcattaataataaaaatgcaaatataccACATTTAAACTACCAAAATAGCAAAATTCTTACTGTATTTCCTTGGGGTGGGAGTAGACTTTAGTAAAATCTTTCTAGAGAGCAGTTTTGCAATTGTATCAacaccatttattcatttatgtatgtatgtatatatttttgagacagggtctctgttgcccaggctggagtgcagcttcaacctcctgggctcaagcagtcctcctgcctcaacctcccaagtaactgggactacaggcatgtgctaccatgcctggctaatttttttagtttttgtagagatagggttctcagtatgttgcccaggctggtctccaactcctggattcaaatgatcctaacacctcggcctcccagagtgctgggattataggattacaggcatgagccaccacaccaggtccaaaacctttttttttttttttttttttttgaggctgtctcactctgttacccaggctggagtgcagtggtgcagtcttggctcactgcaacctccgcctcccgggttcaggcaattctccctgcctcagcctcccaggtagctgggattacagtgactcaccaccacgtccggctaagttttgtatttttagtagggatgggatttcaccatgttggccaggctggtctcccactcttgacctcatgtgatctgcccacctcagcctcccaaagtgctaggattacaggcatgagccaccgcgcccggcctaaaaccTTTCTAATGTGCATATTTTTTTGACCCAAATGCCCTTAGAGTATTTGACACAATACTCTTAGAACATTCTCAGGGTGACATCATTTATGATTCTAAAGGTTTGAGaagaatctacaaattcaacaatGGAACTGATTGAGCAGGTTTTGGTAGAGCCACGCAACAGAGTTTTGTGCAACCATTCAAAATGATCATATGGAAGTATATTTATTTACTGGagtaattatttattcattggtAATTGGTTAATTCAGTGATCATTTTTCTATTCTCAGCAACATTTAACACAGTTGATGTTGGCATTACCTCAGTGACAAGACACTTTCCAGATTTCTCTTCTGTCTCATCACTCTCATAGTTTTGCTCTGTAGGTATCTACTTCTTTTCAACTTCTACATGGAAATGCCCCAAAACTGGGACCCAATCTCTTACCCATCTATACTCTCCTTCAGAAATATATTTACACTCACAAATACTTGTCTTAGACTCAGATTTTACACTCCTATATTCAGCTGCACGTTTGAGGTGTCCATTTGAGTGATTAATGCATAAGCTACTCAGGCTTGAAATGACCAAGATCAGAACTCCTGACTCCTCTTTTCCCAAACCACTGCCTTATCTTATGGTCTCTTGGAAGCATTCAAAGCAGTTGACTGCCCCTTCGAAacacatttttctcatattttgcaGAACTCCAAGCTCTCCCATTTTCCTCCTCCTTTATGCTCCTGCCAGTTCTGCAAATGTGGGAGTCACCCAAGGCTTTGTTCATCAGCCCTCTTACCTAATCACATTTCTTCCAAGATGTCTTATCCAAGCCCATAGTTTTAAATGCCATCTGTGTTCAAATTAGTcctttcaacagatatttattgtgtGCTTATTGCACTTATTATATAGGTAATTAACAAAGATGTGAAGCAGttgcattgcttttttttttgagacagagtcttgctctgtcgcctagactgGGGTGCtttggcgcgatcttggctcactgcaacctccgcctcctgggttcaaacaattctcctgcctcagcctcccaagtagctgggattgcaggcacctaccactgcgcccagctaatttttgtattttttagtagagatgggatttcaccatgttggtcaggctggtctccaactcctgagctcaggtgatccgcccacctcggcttcccaaagtgctgggattacaggcacaagccaccatgcccagccagcaattGCACTTTCATATCCTGGGAGTATATATTGGAACACTGTTAACATAAGGCTTACGACAATGAAATTCTCCCAGATACACATTCAACAGAAACACATATCCCCACCAAAACACATGTACTACAATGTGTGTATTCATAGCGGCACTATTTCATAGTTGACAAAttctggaagcaacccaaattcTCATTcatagtagaatggataaatgtAAATATCCACCCACACAATGCACTACTCAACAGTATAGATGAGTATCATTAACATAATGGTGCTTGAAAGAAACCAgatgtaaaataatacatatgaCTCTGTCATATAATAGACAAAACATGGCAAAATAAATCTGTTAAGCCAAGCTAGTGATGGCCATGTTGGGAGAGCTTCTGGGTGAGGGTCTGTTAATCTTGGTTACATTGGGTGTGCAATTTGTGAAATTCATTGTGCTGTACACTGACAGTAGATTTTATGTATCTTATACTTTTAGAgttaaaaaatgtacttttttttttttgagacagagtctccctttcttatctaggctgcagtgcagtggcacaatctcagctcattgcaacctccgcctcccaggttcaagcagttctcctgcctcaacctcccgagtagctgggattacagatgcccaccaccacgcccggctaatttttctatttttagtagagacggggtttcaccacgttggccaggctgctgtcaaactcctgacctcaggtgatccaccctcctcggcctcccaaagtgctggaattacaggaatgagccaccttgcctagcctaaaaaaaagaaaaaaaaaaaaacaaaaaaactttgccCTCGTGGATCTCATCTGGGGTGAGACTAGTGACTCCAAAATGGTATCTCCAGTTCTACCTGACCACTGAGCTCCAAGAGACTCACATGCCACTGCCCCGCAGTTATCCACCTGGATGTTTGATGGGCATCTCACATTAACAATTCTACGTAGAAATCTTGACTTTTATATCTAACTTGTTCTGTCCCCAGTTGCACTAAATAATACCGCCTACCCAGCTACTTAAACCTAAAACATAAGCTGATTCCTCTTTCCCTCACCCTGCTGCCATTCAGTTACATAGTCCTGTTGTCTCTTCTTGTACACTCCAAATATATCCACTTCTATTTCTGCTCTGAGCCACCATCATCTCCATCGCAGACTTGTGCAATAGCTTCCAATCGGTCTCTTCAGCTCTTCCCTTCTGACAATCTCTTTTCCACACAGTTGCTTTAGTGATCTTTAAAATCAAATCAACTTACATCATTACCTGCTGAAAACCTAGTAACTTCATATCCAAGTTCCTTATGTGTGTCTACACTTAATCCCTAACAC encodes:
- the DNAAF2 gene encoding protein kintoun isoform X1 translates to MAKAAASSSLEDLDLSGEEVQRLTSAFQDPEFRRMFSQYAEELTDPENRRRYEAEITALERERGVEVRFVHPEPGHVLRTSLDGARRCFVNVCSNALVGAPSSRPGSGGDRGAAPGSHWSLPYSLAPGREYAGRSSSRYMVYDVVFHPDALALARRHEGFRQMLDATALEAVEKQFGVKLDRRNAKTLKAKYKGTPEAAVLRTPLPGVIPARPDGEPKGPLPDFPYPYQYPAAPGPRPPSPPEAALQPAPTEPRYSVVQRHHVDLQDYRCSRDSAPSPVPHELVITIELPLLRSAEQAALEVTRKLLCLDSRKPDYRLRLSLPYPVDDGRGKAQFNKARRQLVVTLPVVLPAARREPAVTVAAAAPEESADRSGTDGQACASAREGEAGPAGSRAEDGGHDTCVAGAAGSGVTTLGDPEVAPPPAAAGEERVPKPGEQDLSRHAGSPPGSVEEPSPGGENSPGGGGSPCLSSRSLAWGSSAGRESARGDSSVETREESEGTGGERSACAMCGPGTKSGEPLCPPLLCNQDKETLTLLIQVPRIQPQSLQGDLNPLWYKLRFSAQDLVYSFFLQFAPENKLSTTEPVISISSNNAVIELAKSPESHGHWREWYYGVNNDSLEERFFVNEENVNEFLEEVLSSPFKQSMSLTPPLIEVLQVTDNKIQINAKLQECSNSDQLQGKEERVNEESHLTEKEYIEHCNTSTTDCDSSIAVKALQTDSFGLVTCFQQESLDVSQMILGKSQQPESKMQSEFIKEKSATCSNEEKDNLNESVITEEKETDGDHLSSLLNKTTVHNIPGFDSIKETNMQDGSVQVIKDHVTNCAFSFQNSLLYDLD
- the DNAAF2 gene encoding protein kintoun isoform X2 yields the protein MAKAAASSSLEDLDLSGEEVQRLTSAFQDPEFRRMFSQYAEELTDPENRRRYEAEITALERERGVEVRFVHPEPGHVLRTSLDGARRCFVNVCSNALVGAPSSRPGSGGDRGAAPGSHWSLPYSLAPGREYAGRSSSRYMVYDVVFHPDALALARRHEGFRQMLDATALEAVEKQFGVKLDRRNAKTLKAKYKGTPEAAVLRTPLPGVIPARPDGEPKGPLPDFPYPYQYPAAPGPRPPSPPEAALQPAPTEPRYSVVQRHHVDLQDYRCSRDSAPSPVPHELVITIELPLLRSAEQAALEVTRKLLCLDSRKPDYRLRLSLPYPVDDGRGKAQFNKARRQLVVTLPVVLPAARREPAVTVAAAAPEESADRSGTDGQACASAREGEAGPAGSRAEDGGHDTCVAGAAGSGVTTLGDPEVAPPPAAAGEERVPKPGEQDLSRHAGSPPGSVEEPSPGGENSPGGGGSPCLSSRSLAWGSSAGRESARGDSSVETREESEGTGGERSACAMCGPGTKSGEPLCPPLLCNQDKETLTLLIQVPRIQPQSLQGDLNPLWYKLRFSAQDLVYSFFLQFAPENKLSTTEPVISISSNNAVIELAKSPESHGHWREWYYGVNNDSLELQECSNSDQLQGKEERVNEESHLTEKEYIEHCNTSTTDCDSSIAVKALQTDSFGLVTCFQQESLDVSQMILGKSQQPESKMQSEFIKEKSATCSNEEKDNLNESVITEEKETDGDHLSSLLNKTTVHNIPGFDSIKETNMQDGSVQVIKDHVTNCAFSFQNSLLYDLD